In the genome of Magnolia sinica isolate HGM2019 chromosome 2, MsV1, whole genome shotgun sequence, one region contains:
- the LOC131237894 gene encoding LOB domain-containing protein 25-like, producing the protein MASSSSSNSPCAACKFLRRKCMPGCIFAPYFPPEEPQKFANVHKIFGASNVTKLLNELPPHQREDAVNSLAYEAEARVKDPVYGCVGAISVLQRQVHRLQKELDAANADLIRYACNDIPTALHGTQTPALPPMPSPRGFSRRVGNGGGSFYQNSGLPIPYPPPWTNNPSGDINERGGDGNM; encoded by the coding sequence ATGGCATCATCAAGCTCTTCCAACTCTCCTTGCGCCGCCTGCAAGTTCTTGAGGCGGAAGTGCATGCCTGGATGCATATTTGCTCCGTATTTTCCACCAGAAGAGCCACAGAAATTTGCCAACGTCCATAAGATCTTCGGTGCGAGCAACGTGACAAAGCTCCTAAATGAGCTCCCCCCACATCAGAGAGAAGATGCTGTGAACTCGCTCGCCTATGAGGCTGAGGCCCGGGTGAAGGATCCAGTGTATGGATGTGTTGGTGCCATCTCAGTCCTCCAAAGACAGGTCCACAGGCTCCAAAAGGAATTGGATGCTGCCAACGCTGATCTGATCCGTTATGCCTGCAACGACATCCCCACAGCATTGCACGGCACGCAGACGCCTGCGTTGCCACCGATGCCGTCACCTCGGGGTTTCAGTAGAAGGGTGGGTAATGGAGGAGGTTCTTTCTACCAGAATTCTGGGTTGCCTATTCCATATCCTCCTCCATGGACTAATAATCCTTCAGGAGATATCAATGAAAGAGGAGGAGATGGGAATATGTGA